aaaaagaaatattttttaccattaaataaaaaaactcaCATTCTTAAACTATTTTcctattttacaaaaaaaaaatccaaaaaaaaagaaaaattagaaatgTGTAATGGATATGTTAATTATATTCCATTTAACAAAGAAGGGAGTATGCATATGATTAGTAATTCTGTTAATGATATGTCATTAGAAAACAATAatgcaatttttttaaataagttaGATAACACatcattaaaaaagaaaaaaaaaaaatttttatcagaATCAATACATGGAATGGAAAAACCAAAGTTAagtttaaaaacaaaaaatttaactttaaaaaaattaataatgatgaaaaaagaCTCTCccattatgaaaaataatgatgaaaaaaatgaacctTTGTCTAGAAGTTCCAGTATTATAAAATCAGAAaggaaagaaaataaaagtggTACTATTTTGAAGCAATTATCAAAAGATAATATAATCAAAGCAGatttaaatgaagaagaaaaagttgtaataaataacataaaaaatactattaaaaaggaaagtactgaagataataaaacaaaaggagtgtttaaaaatattccaaaaagtataataaataaaaaagaaaataatgaaaatacaaTGAAAAGTACAAAGGCCGAAAACggaattaaagaaaatatcgataataataataatgacgAAGTTAAAATtgcaaaaaatataaatgataagttatcatttgatttattaaaaaaaataaaattttgtaaaattgGATTTGAAAATGATGATTCCTTAGGTACTTTACCAGTTGTTCACTTATTAGACAATGATAAGAAACTAATAGCAATAGTTCCATGGCAAATTGATTTAACTTCTTTTACTTTAGCAAAATCATCAATAGAAGAAGAGACAGTAAGAAAATTAGGTCTGATGTCAAGAAAATTAGAATTAACTATAgatgaaagaaaaaaggatattgaaaaagaaacaaaGTTACTGAGTGGAGAAGGATTAAAAGAATTAGGCTTATTAAGAACTTCAGGAATTTCTAAAGATTCTATACATGGAGAAGGCTTAATAACAGGAATTGATGTGAATGCATTAAAAACTGCTTATAGAATAGAGAAAAAAAGTGAACCAAAAGAAAAAGTAGTAAAAGTATCAAAAGAAACACCAAAAAGTACAAAAACAAAAGGAGGAAAAAAAGAACCACCAAAATTTATGAAAGGACCacctaaaaatataaagggCGGACCCATATTAGGAAAAGGCAAAGTTgctaaaatgaaaaatgtaaaagatgaaggaaaaacaaaaagattTTTCTGGGAAGCTTTATTTGAAGATGATATAAAAGGAACTTtatttgaagaaaaaaaggatttaataaaaaaaattgcaatagaaaaagaaaatgtagAGAAATGCTTTGCAAAAGCTGTtagtaaaaaagaagaaactAAGGAAtcgaaaattaaaaaaccaAAAGTTATACAGTTATTACCTGATTCTAAAAGAGAATATAATATGTCAATTGCTTTGTCAAAATTCAATAATTATACATTTAAAGAAATTAGAGATGCAATTATGGATTTAAATCCAGAAATACTCAATTTAGATAATACAGAAGTTTTAATGCAGTATGTTCCTACTTCTGAAGAAATAGAAATTGTTAAGGAATATATTAATTCTAACGGTGATTTAAATTTAGTAGACAAACCAGAACAATATGTTTCAGCTCTTATTGGAGTTCCATTACTAAAACAGAGATTAGAATCCCATTATTTTGCTCTttcatttaaagaaaattatgaaaatactTTAAATCCATTGGAAAGTATATTGGAATCATGTGAAGCAATAAAAAATTCTACTAACctttttactattttattCACTATTTTAAATGTAGGCAATACATTAAATTATGGAGATACACAAAGAGGTAATGCTTCTGGTTTTAAGTTAACAACTTTATCcaaattaaatgatataagGTCCAGCACTAGACCTATCAAAACGTTATTACAATATATTTGTGAaataatttatgaaaaaaacgCAGAAACCTTAAACATTATTGATGAATTAAGATGTATTGAAAAAGTTACTAAAACAGAAAAGCAAACAATTGATTCTCTtctacaaaaattaaaattgggttctaataaaattaaaaatgttttgGAACAAGCCAAAAAAAATCCATCCGATCCTTTATATGAAGCTCTTACAGAATTTTATTATAGCATTGAACCTAAAATTGTAGAACTGGAGAGTTTTTATGATCAAACTTTCAGTGTATTCAAAGAAGTAGCTATATATCTTggttataaagaaaaagaagttAGTACTATACAAGttcatgttttttttaaagaattatgGAATTTTATTCAATCTGTTgaatttaatagaaaaactTTAAATGAGgctgttataaaaaaattaaaaaaacaagaaCAAGCATTAGCAACAGAAAAGCAGGGAATTTCTTCGAATAAGAAACAAaattttactattattaagaaaaagGCCAAAGAACCAACAGCAAAACCAACAAAGaaaacatttaaaattttttaatataaaaagaaaaaatttatttcttattgtccatttgtaatttttaataaaactagataaaataaatatgctACAACATAACTTTTAAAAGGGGTTGTTGagcttattttttttattttatttttttgtttttatgcAAAATTTAAACATGAtgtttgttatatttttagtaaattcatattaaattatttttaataaattttttttgtatcttttactttgttttatttactaaacatttttctgtttttttttttttttttttggtattttttttaagtaactGTTGCAGTTTTTTTTTCGTAAAATATCTTTATCATTAACGCTAAATGTTGTAGAAACATGATGTTAAAATAAGtctgaaaattttattttttacacatattctctttttatttgCTTAAGTTTAAAcagatatatttaaataaaaaaaaaaaacttaagcAGTTAGAATATATTTCAtagtattatatattaaaaactttatataaaaattgttatttttacaaaatacaaattaataataacagTTATAATTatagggaaaaaaaaaattaaataaatataagacAATCAAGTTAATTATATATCTTCTAATTTTAACAgaaaacagaaaaaaaataattctttttttttttttgttattggtagtttttttttattctccacctaattttttgtataatttccaaatgaatataaatgtgtaaatatttatttaaaattttatattgatttttttttttttttatattaacttTGTAGCTGCTGTTGTAATTGGGGAATCTTTATCAGGGCATTCATCaggaaaatttaaatgatcaCATTtcctttaataaaaaaaaaaaaaatttaaataaaattatgggACATAAAATTCTTATCAAAAAGTTACATTCATaaattatatgtaaaaattaagTGTTCTATATTAAGAAATCACAACACTATTTTgtgaatttctttttttttcttcttacCACCAAGCTTTGCATTTTAAACTCCACTCTTCTAACATTCGAATATTATATCCAGAAAAATTCATTTGAAAATTACAAGGGCCAGTATATATTGTTGAAGGATTACAAGATCTTACAGTACCTTTAACTTTAATCCATTTTTCTttaggaaaaataaaatgtcaAATTCAATGTTTCACAGAAAAATCTAtagatatattatttattaaaaaaactatAGCCATTCAATAAaccaataaatatataaccTGGACAAAAAGAATTAAAGTTTCTTACACATTTTTTGCATGGCCAAAACGCTTGACATTTATTAGACCAAGTCTCTTTTGTTTTTTCAGAcatgttttttatatttaattcttcaCCCTTGCATGGACCTTAtatacaaattaaaaaaaaaaaaaagataaataaaattaaatataaaactaaaagtaatttataaaatatatgtatattatttttttctaaccATCATATGTTGATGCAGGAGCACATATCTCATCTTCAGTTACATGAATAAAGccaatataattataatcctaaaaaatgttaaaatattcaaataaaaaatgagaaaaaataaaaaatacgtaaatttttctttaacatTTGGACAAGGCAAATTGTAATCTCTCTCACAAATTATTTCAGGATCTATTAAATTATCCTCATTTACTAAtaaataattgaaaaaaaaatgaggaaaatgaaaaaaatgtttaataaaagaataaatttaaaaaataatacatctTTAGAAATCGAATGGAAAATTCTctaaaatttacaaaaaaaaagagatatttctttttagtaCATTGAATAATCGGTGGaggaatattttttaatcctTTTAATatctaaaatattaaaaaaaaatagaaaatattgacatttatataaatactttttataaatataataaaaaaatattttctttgtaattaaGTTTTTGTCAACATatcttaatatattaataatagatTATGAAGtttcacatatatatatttttaattacatttGCAGCAATATTAACATCAGGAGTTTCGTTATGTTCTTTTGATGGTGCTCTTGAAGAGCTTGAAATAATATCGcctaaaaaattattatacttattattttttttttttttattctaagaataatattttcataaacaTATAAGCTCATTGTTTCTTCatttagttatttttttaaaattattgaatttaaaaaattttcatacgaatttataaaaatatttttttattatttttccaatttattatgaaaaatattatttagatttgttcttttttttaaacctGCACTTCCACCTATATTTTCTAATTCCTTGTCTGGAAATATTTCtttctattatatttatttacacattttattttcagataaaaaaaaaaaaaaattttttttttagttaagATCtagaatttttataaaattttctttttttttatgaatactaatatatttttaatataataatacttcgatgataatatattattttttaatgatattgatatattttgaatacttgtaatatattttattgcttatatacatacatatatatatatatttttctttttgagaacttactttttcattttcacaTATGCTTAttttaagataaaaaataaaaaaaaataataatacaaaatatttattcattttctaataattcagtgttttataattttgtatatattgacaattttttttttttttctttttaatatttactatttagttataatattttcaattagaaaaaagaaaaaaaaaaaggataaaataataaagaatattttttattattatatttcaattttttataatagtaaaatttttacataCAATTCAATCAATGATTATATAAGTGTATTTACACCTTTAATAATTTCTAATTATACATGTttgaaatgttttttttttttttttaattaaaaaaagaaaaaagtcaAAGGTCAAATAATCAATTTAATTGATAAATATTACCataaacaattaaaaaaataataaataattaaaaaaaaaagcaatatGCTAACAAGAGGAAAAGTTATTGtattgatatttttattctcatCAATTATTTGGATAAATGTAATggacaaatataaaaactcAAACTCCTTAATAAAATGgatatatgtaaaattattaaaataacataaaaaaaaaaaattaaagattgtatatagaaataaaaagaaataaataaaacaaatgtaattttttattataaattcatAACTCTAATGaaagataatttttattttttttaatttatagaTTCCTTTTTAccttattattatattagcCTTTTATGCCACTATATCTATATCTATAAgcttatataattttaataatgttCTTAATGGACATGAAGAActattaaaagtaaaaatacaAAGAATAATGTTGAAGTcttcataatttatataacatttttaattttattattccatttttacaatattaatattataatactctaattttattatttcatttttatcccttataatttttttttgattatttttttttaggaatTAAGTTACATTAAAAGTGAATTGgagaagaaaaattttacttttgaTTAAGAAACgaaattttaagaaattaatttatatatttttaaattgttattctcttttttatatgatatgaaaaaaagataaataaataataaaactatAAAGAATTAGTCtaattcatcatttttttttttttttttttattaaataattattgatattatttcatttttattttattgtattttatgaaaaaaaaccTTTTAAGACAATATTTTTTGGTGAATAAGACAATGGAAAAGAAAGCAAGgacaaatttatattttctttttcttctaaatttTTCGTTACATTAAACAATTTctgtaaaatataaaatctcAATGTATTATAGAAATACATGCATTTAAAagatatttctttattatcaCTTTCACATAATTTAGACAGTAAATTTACAAAAGAATATACATCAGGTATAATTCTtctgataatttttttctcatatttatcatatttttttatatatttttttttattactattttcttctaattcCAATTTATCACTATAAGAAAAAGTACAACTGTTTTCTATCAAACATTTTTCATTCAAAgcaatatctttttttttatttatactattCAGGATATatgcatttttattaatcataCTAATGTGATCATTATTActtatatcattatttgtATCATTATCAATATCATTATCAAtatcattttcataatttactttatattttccttttatatattcactTACGATAGTGTTCATATAAACATTATAGTTTTcattgtatatataattttgaatttcatttaatatcatctcatttttaaaatcaaatatataccttcttaaatttttatacttCGTATAACAACATGAACAAATAAGAAATGGAATTTTTTCAtcaatacatttttttaatgtgtAGTCACTTAATCCTCCACAACAATGTAAACCTACTATTAAATTAACTTTGTATTTTTTGAAATCAAAGTTCAATATTGATTCATGAATTACTAGAATATTCCTAATTTTGTtggaatatatttttaaaaagcaTGTGAACAAAGAATTAACATTAACATCTAATATGATAactaaaacatttttaaagGCTAAGGAAATGTAAATACCTAAATCCCCTTTTCCTCCCCCTACATCTAAAATACAAAATTCATATGTTTggttattaatattaaaattattacttatttcatttaattcgTAGTTATAACTTTTATAGTTgctatcattttctttattcattccatttaaatcaaaattgttaaaaatttttttttcgttaCAATCATCTGAATATATtccatttaaattattattatcttcctcataataatatttttttccatttaatttgatttcattatttaagtCAACACAATTatctaaataaaattttttaatatcataaaattctACATTTTTCCATTTGGAATTTTCAAAAGTATTTCTTCCATTCCTTTTAGTGCTTTGATCaatataactttttatctttttttcattttcttcattaactaatttatcatttttttcaataaataaatttagaaaatgtaaataattatCATAAATAGTAATATTACTTTCAATATACTTGTTAACTAATGTACTTATAGACAAAACAATATTttgacaaaaaaaagaaatgtcatttgtattttctttttttatttcacttagtaatttttttatatgattaaACATCCAGTATATTTgcggaattttttttttactcatATAGAACATCatatctttcttttttttttttttttttccattcaTTGTATCTGTCATACAAATGTAATCACTAAACAATTTATTACTAAATGTGCTTAtatcaaaataattaaataagttcttttttaaatcaatactattattattataaggAAATTCACTATGATGTATTTTAAATAGCTTAGGTAAAACATCAATGAcctttattataaaaatttcataattattCATCTTTTGATTTGATATacttttgtaatttttacttttgtatacaatattatatatatatttatttttttctttatcacttttattataaatatttataatgcaACTTTCTTTCATGCGTAGGCCTCTACATAACGTTAACATAgataaaaagtttttttcaaataatttcaaaagttcattaatattgaaatattcataatttacctatcaaataatatttaaattatataataaattattaacagaaatatatagaaatttatatatatatatatatatatatatatttaaaaaagtataaaactctattttttttttttttctttctcaaacatatataaaatatataattttattcaatatataaaataattagataatatgtatatattattttattttgcttATACTTTTAGAAGATAAGAAGAAAATACAATTATAGATTTTTCATTTGTATTTGTTAATGCTGGTAGTcctataatatatattaaagaatctgttttaattattttgttaACATCTTCGTGTTTTATGTATtcattaattaataataatagaggATGATTTAATTGatcatcattttcattttcttcatcatttAATGGTGGTTCACATTCGTTTTTCTTCAAGTTATTATAAAATCtattacataaataaatagAATCATAAAAGtaatcattatttaaatttattgtaTCATCTTCctgattttttttgtaaagtttttttattaaataattttgatataAAACTAACTTTTCTTCAttaatgtaaaaatttttattaattataatctGTACATTCTTTTCTGTTTTAATAGATGCTTCATTAAATAagttttttatgaaataaaaattattatcataatttaaaaattgatatttataaaaaaacgaattttctttttcattttcattgtCCTTTGAAATagtatcataaaaaaataggtATTTTCCATGTTTTCtcacatttttaattttacaaattaaatgaacataattattaaaatcataATTAAAGTTGTCTGCACTACTTAAATTTTGAAATTGTGCTTCTTTTTCAtcatatatacttatttcaCTCTCAATATATTTCGTTTTCTtctcatttttattcatCTTTTATTTGTTACGAATTCATACATATACTTTTTAAACATTAAAATatcttttcatttatttttatatatatagcaaTATGTAGCAAATAAGAAGTTGACAAAATATCaatgtatttatattaattatattatgaattaaaaaataattaaaaacttgtaattcaaatataaaaaaaattaaatgtaataaaatttaataatgtatatttcttcataaataatgtaaaaattaaaagctttttctataataaaaaataaaattaaaaaagataattataaaaataacaaaaaaaactaataaaatttaaaatatatgaaaaaataatagaaacaTATCACTTAAAACattgaaaagaaaaagtttaaatgttttcaaaaaaacaaaaaaaaaaaaaaaaataaaaataaattaaaatcatataaaatatcataaaaataaataaaaaaaaaaattaaaaaaaaaatatatatatttatataaattcaaattaccaaataaaatattttttaatgtaaaaatagaatctttatgaataatttttcgaatagaaaaataaagaaaaatgaattttagAAAACATGAAAATACCGCCGATTTAATAGATAGTATAATAAATAGTGAAAATGGAAAAGTTCAAAAATATGTTttagaaagaaaaagaaaagagaaagaatttatagaaaaaaaagaaaatataaaaaagcaaGCTTTAAAGGCACCAAAACTAAACCAGATGTttgttattaataaaaacgatGATGATAAATTAATTAGCGAAACAATAGGTCTTAGAACAGTtcatgaatataaaaaaataaaggatgaaatatatagtaaaaaaaggaatgaggatttaaatgaaaatattgaagaaaataaacataacaaaaatagaaaatttaatttatcNNNNNNNNNNNNNNNNNNNNNNNNNNNNNNNNNNNNNNNNNNNNNNNNNNNNNNNNNNNNNNNNNNNNNNNNNNNNNNNNNNNNNNNNNNNNNNNNNNNNNNNNNNNNNNNNNNNNNNNNNNNNNNNNNNNNNNNNNNNNNNNNNNNNNNNNNNNNNNNNNNNNNNNNNNNNNNNNNNNNNNNNNNNNNNNNNNNNNNNNNNNNNNNNNNNNNNNNNNNNNNNNNNNNNNNNNNNNNNNNNNNNNNNNNNNNNNNNNNNNNNNNNNNNNNNNNNNNNNNNNNNNNNNNNNNNNNNNNNNNGGTATTTTCCATGTTTTCtcacatttttaattttacaaattaaatgaacataattattaaaatcataATTAAAGTTGTCTGCACTACTTAAATTTTGAAATTGTGCTTCTTTTTCAtcatatatacttatttcaCTCTCAATATATTTCGTTTTCTtctcatttttattcatCTTTTATTTGTTACGAATTCATACATATACTTTTTAAACATTAAAATatcttttcatttatttttatatatatagcaaTATGTAGCAAATAAGAAGTTGACAAAATATCaatgtatttatattaattatattatgaattaaaaaataattaaaaacttgtaattcaaatataaaaaaaattaaatgtaataaaatttaataatgtatatttcttcataaataatgtaaaaattaaaagc
The genomic region above belongs to Plasmodium relictum strain SGS1 genome assembly, chromosome: 10 and contains:
- a CDS encoding CPW-WPC family protein, putative, translating into MNKYFVLLFFFIFYLKISICENEKKEIFPDKELENIGGSAGDIISSSSRAPSKEHNETPDVNIAANILKGLKNIPPPIIQLNEDNLIDPEIICERDYNLPCPNDYNYIGFIHVTEDEICAPASTYDGPCKGEELNIKNMSEKTKETWSNKCQAFWPCKKCVRNFNSFCPEKWIKVKGTVRSCNPSTIYTGPCNFQMNFSGYNIRMLEEWSLKCKAWWKCDHLNFPDECPDKDSPITTAATKWRIKKNYQ
- the DPM3 gene encoding dolichol-phosphate mannosyltransferase subunit 3, putative yields the protein MLTRGKVIVLIFLFSSIIWINVMDKYKNSNSLIKWIYIPFYLIIILAFYATISISISLYNFNNVLNGHEELLKELSYIKSELEKKNFTFD
- a CDS encoding XAP-5 DNA binding protein, putative; protein product: MNFRKHENTADLIDSIINSENGKVQKYVLERKRKEKEFIEKKENIKKQALKAPKLNQMFVINKNDDDKLISETIGLRTVHEYKKIKDEIYSKKRNEDLNENIEENKHNKNRKFNLS